Proteins co-encoded in one Candidatus Parvarchaeota archaeon genomic window:
- a CDS encoding ferredoxin: MFRKLKIGGMQVRPIATKKATDVPCRRNMVKFKLEHDRQNCIGCGACAAVAPEHWEMGPDGKSDIIECTKRQDGWQEKQIESGEYEKNRLAADSCPVNVIHIKRENGEKII; the protein is encoded by the coding sequence TTGTTTAGGAAGCTAAAAATAGGAGGCATGCAGGTAAGGCCCATTGCCACAAAAAAAGCGACCGATGTGCCTTGCAGGAGAAACATGGTTAAATTCAAGCTGGAACATGACAGGCAAAATTGCATTGGCTGCGGGGCATGCGCTGCAGTTGCCCCAGAGCACTGGGAAATGGGCCCTGACGGAAAATCAGACATAATTGAATGCACAAAAAGGCAGGATGGCTGGCAGGAAAAGCAAATCGAATCAGGGGAATACGAAAAAAATAGGCTTGCAGCAGATTCATGCCCAGTAAATGTAATTCACATCAAAAGGGAAAATGGCGAAAAAATAATATAA